In a genomic window of Sporosarcina trichiuri:
- a CDS encoding superoxide dismutase family protein codes for MILKQFLLPAAGMLCLAMMTGCNPKDAKLPVSAEAAMTAEAVLIDTDGKEIGEAHFTEANGALTISVRAEGLAPGTHGIHLHEKAVCTPPDFKSAGGHFNPTGKQHGFDNPKGYHLGDLPNLEVGESGKVAVKVVMHNVTLQKGKPNSLLDEDGSALVIHAGPDDYKTDPAGDSGDRIVCGALEAK; via the coding sequence ATGATACTAAAACAATTCTTACTGCCGGCGGCTGGCATGCTGTGTCTTGCCATGATGACCGGCTGTAATCCGAAAGACGCAAAACTTCCTGTCAGCGCAGAGGCGGCGATGACCGCGGAAGCCGTCCTGATCGATACGGACGGCAAGGAAATCGGAGAAGCCCATTTCACGGAAGCGAATGGTGCACTGACGATCAGCGTACGGGCGGAAGGACTGGCGCCGGGCACTCATGGCATCCATCTGCATGAGAAAGCGGTCTGCACGCCGCCTGACTTCAAATCGGCGGGCGGTCATTTCAATCCGACCGGCAAACAGCATGGGTTCGATAATCCGAAAGGGTACCATCTGGGCGATCTGCCGAACCTGGAAGTCGGCGAGAGCGGGAAAGTCGCCGTGAAAGTGGTCATGCACAATGTGACCCTGCAGAAAGGGAAACCGAACTCCCTTCTCGATGAAGACGGCAGTGCGCTCGTCATCCACGCAGGACCCGATGATTACAAAACCGACCCGGCCGGCGATTCCGGCGATCGGATCGTGTGCGGTGCATTGGAAGCCAAGTGA
- a CDS encoding class I SAM-dependent rRNA methyltransferase — protein sequence MKTIDVLVNDKSASSLRKGYPLILKDAVMNPDVLKEEGSLLRLVDRNRRFIAKGYYGVQNKGVGWVLTRKEEEAIDFDFFESRMAAAFERRESFRMNTQTTAYRLFNGEGDGIGGLTIDYFDGYYMVSWYSEGIYTLKHHVYSVLDKIADAKAVYEKKRFDTKGQYIDQDDYVSGEPADFPLIVKENGMNFAVDLNDGAMTGVFLDQRDVRKALRDNYSEGKHVLNTFSYTGAFSVAAALGGAVKTTSVDLAKRSLAKTIEQFSVNGIDYEAQDIKVMDVFDYFRYAKRHELKFEVVVLDPPSFARSKKATFSSAKDYPALLQDAIAITEKNGIIVASTNNASFSMKKFKGFIDEAFKAAGHRYKILEDSSLPKDFRTNRDYPEFNYLKVCIIQKLK from the coding sequence TGAAAACAATTGATGTACTTGTAAACGATAAAAGCGCCAGCAGCCTGCGGAAAGGATATCCGCTGATTTTGAAAGATGCCGTCATGAATCCGGACGTGCTGAAAGAAGAGGGCAGCCTGCTCCGTCTTGTGGACCGGAACCGCCGTTTCATCGCCAAAGGCTATTACGGCGTGCAGAACAAAGGGGTCGGCTGGGTGCTGACCCGGAAAGAGGAGGAAGCGATCGACTTCGACTTCTTCGAATCCCGCATGGCAGCGGCCTTCGAGCGCCGGGAAAGCTTCCGCATGAACACACAGACGACCGCCTACCGCCTGTTTAACGGGGAAGGGGACGGCATCGGCGGGCTGACCATCGATTATTTCGACGGGTATTATATGGTGAGCTGGTACAGTGAAGGCATCTATACGCTCAAGCATCACGTGTATAGCGTGCTCGACAAGATTGCGGACGCGAAGGCGGTCTACGAAAAGAAACGGTTCGATACGAAAGGGCAGTACATCGATCAGGATGATTATGTGTCCGGCGAGCCGGCGGATTTCCCGCTCATCGTCAAAGAGAACGGCATGAATTTCGCAGTCGATCTCAACGACGGGGCGATGACAGGGGTCTTCCTCGATCAGCGCGACGTCCGGAAGGCGCTCCGCGATAACTACTCGGAAGGCAAGCATGTGCTGAATACGTTCTCGTACACAGGCGCATTTTCCGTCGCCGCAGCGCTCGGCGGCGCGGTGAAGACGACGAGTGTCGATCTTGCGAAACGCAGTCTCGCAAAGACCATCGAACAGTTCAGTGTGAACGGCATCGATTACGAAGCACAGGACATCAAAGTGATGGATGTGTTCGACTACTTCCGCTATGCGAAGCGCCATGAATTGAAGTTCGAAGTCGTCGTCCTCGATCCGCCGAGCTTCGCGCGCTCGAAGAAAGCGACATTCAGCTCAGCGAAGGACTACCCGGCCCTGCTGCAGGATGCAATCGCCATCACTGAGAAGAACGGCATCATCGTCGCGTCGACGAACAACGCGAGCTTCAGCATGAAAAAATTCAAGGGGTTCATCGACGAAGCGTTCAAGGCGGCAGGCCACCGTTATAAGATCCTGGAAGATTCATCACTGCCGAAAGACTTCCGCACAAACCGTGACTATCCGGAATTCAACTATCTGAAAGTGTGTATCATCCAGAAACTGAAGTGA